In the Arcobacter sp. F155 genome, one interval contains:
- the murG gene encoding undecaprenyldiphospho-muramoylpentapeptide beta-N-acetylglucosaminyltransferase, with protein sequence MKKTVVVTGGGTGGHLKVADAFIEEFHKRGYKVIFIGSANGQDPSWFEDDKRLKKAIFLDTRGVVNKNFLGKIQSLMQIVSQVSKCRTIFQKFKVSTVVSVGGFSAAPATLAAITTVDCYLFIHEQNSVMGKLNEKTARFASEVYSSFLVDSPIKDYPVSEEFFDNARIRDELKTVIFLGGSQGAKAINDFALSVAKDLKKLNLNIIHQTGKNDFERVSKEYKKLGLEVDVFAFSDDLASKMGEADFAVSRSGASTLWELCANSLPTLFVPFPYAAKDHQYTNAKFLENKGLCYVLRENELSSEKFMNILKKDNYSISKKLVDSIKYNAIESIVDDMLGKA encoded by the coding sequence TTATTGAAGAGTTTCATAAAAGAGGATATAAAGTTATATTTATAGGTTCTGCAAATGGACAAGACCCTAGTTGGTTTGAAGATGATAAAAGATTAAAAAAAGCAATATTTTTAGATACAAGGGGAGTTGTAAATAAAAACTTCTTAGGAAAAATACAATCTTTAATGCAAATTGTTTCTCAAGTAAGTAAATGTAGAACTATTTTTCAAAAGTTTAAAGTATCTACAGTAGTTAGTGTTGGTGGTTTTTCTGCTGCACCTGCAACATTAGCAGCTATTACAACAGTTGATTGTTATTTATTTATACATGAACAAAACTCAGTTATGGGTAAACTAAATGAAAAAACAGCTAGATTTGCTTCAGAAGTTTACTCATCATTTTTAGTTGATTCACCAATTAAGGACTATCCAGTTAGTGAAGAGTTTTTTGATAATGCAAGAATAAGGGATGAGTTAAAAACAGTAATCTTTCTAGGTGGTTCTCAAGGGGCTAAAGCAATAAATGATTTTGCCCTTAGTGTTGCAAAGGATTTAAAGAAGTTAAATCTAAATATTATTCATCAAACTGGAAAGAATGATTTTGAAAGAGTAAGTAAAGAGTATAAAAAACTAGGCTTAGAAGTTGATGTTTTTGCCTTTAGTGATGATTTAGCTTCAAAAATGGGTGAAGCAGATTTTGCAGTAAGTCGTTCAGGAGCTTCAACTTTATGGGAGTTATGTGCAAACTCTTTACCTACACTTTTTGTCCCTTTCCCTTATGCTGCAAAAGACCATCAATATACAAATGCTAAGTTTTTAGAGAACAAAGGCTTATGTTATGTATTAAGAGAAAATGAACTAAGCTCTGAAAAGTTTATGAATATTTTGAAAAAAGATAATTATAGTATAAGTAAAAAACTTGTTGACTCTATAAAGTATAATGCTATAGAGTCAATTGTTGATGATATGTTAGGCAAAGCTTAA
- a CDS encoding undecaprenyl-diphosphate phosphatase: MTIYDSFILGVIEGITEFLPISSTGHLIVASEFLGIDQTSVNKAYEVIIQFAAILAVVLNYPSKFTFSHINLWTKVFIAFLPIAIIGFIFSDQVKAMFSIEIVAWMFIIGGIVFLIVEKFYDESQHTTSDVEDISFKQSLYIGLAQIFALIPGTSRAGSSIIGAMLVGLNRKASAEFSFLLAFPVMCATTGYDVVKHHEELFMAGNLINLAIGFVVSFVIAFIAIKLFLKFLENFTFVAFGIYRIVFGILLLSFA; this comes from the coding sequence ATGACAATATATGATTCATTTATTTTAGGAGTTATTGAAGGAATAACAGAGTTTTTACCAATTTCTTCAACAGGACATTTAATAGTTGCAAGTGAGTTTCTAGGAATAGATCAAACAAGCGTAAATAAAGCTTATGAAGTAATCATTCAATTTGCTGCTATCTTAGCAGTTGTACTAAACTATCCTTCAAAGTTTACTTTTTCACATATTAATCTTTGGACTAAAGTTTTTATTGCCTTTTTACCTATTGCAATAATTGGTTTTATCTTCTCAGACCAAGTAAAAGCAATGTTCTCAATTGAAATAGTTGCTTGGATGTTTATTATTGGAGGAATTGTTTTCTTAATAGTAGAAAAGTTTTATGATGAATCACAACATACAACCTCTGATGTAGAAGATATTAGTTTTAAACAATCATTATATATAGGTCTTGCTCAAATTTTTGCACTTATTCCTGGAACATCAAGGGCTGGGTCAAGTATCATTGGAGCTATGCTTGTGGGATTAAATAGAAAAGCAAGTGCAGAGTTCTCTTTTTTACTTGCTTTTCCTGTTATGTGTGCAACTACAGGCTATGATGTAGTAAAACACCATGAAGAATTATTCATGGCTGGAAATCTAATCAACCTTGCAATAGGTTTTGTTGTATCTTTTGTTATTGCATTTATTGCAATAAAACTATTCTTAAAATTCCTAGAGAACTTTACTTTTGTTGCCTTTGGAATATATAGAATAGTCTTTGGTATTTTACTGTTAAGCTTTGCCTAA